The DNA window ttgtctttgtgttttgtaaatgacTGAAAATCTTGGTAAATTCAGTATTTATTACTTCTGGATATTGAGAATATTTTAGTGATGCTGAAAAGGTGCTGTATTTTATGTGAGAGTTGTCCATTCTGCTGGTATCGACACTTTTGTGCCATTATCGGCATTCAGttctatgaaaaaaataataaattaagaaaataaaacttgaaaatGTATGTCATGGTTTGCACAATGCATTAAGACAGATTCGAAATGTTTATGTCTGTGGGGTTGGACTGTTCAAGGTGCGAACCTAAAAGTTGAATTGCCATTGCCACACATCAACAGTGTGACTTTAAGGACATTTCCACACTAGACTTCTCATAGTGAAGTGGCTACAAACCTGGAGAAAAGGACCACCAGGATGGGCCAGTAAACTTAGTGAAGTAGGCAACAGGATGTTAACCAATTGTTTGGGAATCCACTTTTTCAGCCTTGATACAAGCAATCTTTGttgtaatggtaaatggacttgagtttatatagtgcttttctagtcttccgactactcaaggcgcaggtcacacccacccattcacacactgatggtagtgatctatgtagtatcatccatcggaagtaactaatcccattcatacaccaccactgaagcagtgggagcaattcagggttaagtgtcttgcccaaggacacatcggacatgttgcccagctggggattgaaccctcgaccttccggttgagaggcgacgactctcacgagccacagctgcccctttGTATTGGAGTTTATTGAACTCTTTCCATAAAGTGCTTTCAAAATGATCAGATACTAATCCTTCCTGAAGCAGGTCACTCATCAAAAGTAAGACTGAGAGTTTTTGGCCTTGCAGCTGCAGTCAGGTAAATTCAGACTTGATACGGTCAAGGATTCTAATTAGTTTGTACATTCTTAagcaacaagacaacaaaaaaaaaaaaaagttgaaaaccaAAGGGTTTATTTAAAACTGATAGACAAAACATTAACCACTTTCTGATCACATGAAGGGGTAACAAGCATAGAGAGCAATACCACACTGATTTCTTATATTCCGAGCCATCTTGATGTAGCCTTGGTCGCCATACTTTACACCCCAACTACAACGGAATTTGGaatcattgtttaaaaaaaaaataaaaaataaaaaaaactcaagttaGCATTGACATTTTTTGTAATGCTATACTTGCCTGTTTTTGACCAGCCAATAGTCGTGAGTCCCAGAAGTGCCGTAGCCCACTGCCAGTACTCCGTGGTTCACCTTATCAGTGCATGTGTGGTCTCTGTACACACCTCAGGAGccgcagaaaacaaaacagaaatgtaaccaAGTAAGAGCTCAGGTTGAACCCATAGTTTTACAAAAACTGAAAGTGTGAAAACTCATTTAAattgggtattttttttaatatatcagTATTAACCCTTAGCTGCTCACCATGACGGTAGAAGGTAAACTTTGGTCTTGAGGCATCAATTGCTACAGAGATAGGACCAATTACAGCAACAGCTTCCTTCAATGCAAACTCATCCCCCTTTGGTACGAAGACATAGCCAGAGCAGTTTACAGCCCGATGCTTTGGGTGATATTTACATTGGCCGCGCTGAAAAGAAAGCAAGGAACAAGGATATGACTGATGTCAGGAATAAAAATCAACAAGGTTCATCACCACAGTAATGGACCATGATTCTAAAGCTTACGCGGCCGACGTAGGGGTAGGCCGAGTCAGATGCTATGCCTTGACTCATGACATATTGGAACGCGTTTGCCATGAAGCCACCGTTACACCCATAGGTCCCATATTTTATGGAGCAATCCACCAGATTCTGAGGACTGAGGGATTCCAGGACTCCTGTGGTCTTCTTGAGTTGTCCTTCAAGAGCCCCGACTGCACTGAAGGCCCAACAAGAGCCACACGAACCCTTAAAGATAGAAAAATCTTAAGGATTAAAAGTAGTTGGGATAGGATGGGATTTATGTCAAGTTACAATTCTTTGAGGAATtatactgccccccccccccccacctgatTTTTGACATCCGTTACCAGGCCTTTATCCCTCCAGTCCACGGATTGTGGGAGAGCGTTGACCCCGATACCTTTGGAAGGACCCCTATCCAGCTTAGTGGGCACAACCGTACCTGTCAAGGTGCTAATGATTTCATCATTggtctacaaacacacaaatagttACTCACAAGTGAGTCAATTTGATGTCAAAGTCTCCTGACACAACATGCTAACCCAAACATTCAGACACATAATTCATGTAGCCTTTGTTAAAGCCATTTAGTTGTTCTagtgacacatttaaaaaaggttagCGGTCTACTCACCAGGTCTCCCAGGTGGTTCATTGCCAGCTCATAGGAGTGTAAACCCAGAGACGCTTCCAGGTTATGGACATTAATCATATCCAAGTTCTCTTCCCATACCCGCCTGCGGCCAAGCTCctcaagctgaaaaaaaaaaaaccaagcatATAAACCCCAATCTGCTACCCTTAATTGTCCGTTTATCAAATCCAACGTACAAAGAGGTGAATTTGATTTATCGTGTACTTGGATGTGATAAAATGATTTTCATGCATAACCAACACGGTTTACGTGCTTATAGTTTAATTCATGACTGAATGCCTAAAGagctgaacatttcagcagtGTTAGATTAAAGACTTTACCTCTTGGGAATAAACTTTATTATGCATTTTCTTCCATAGTCCCCAGTGTCGATCCAGTTTAGACTTAGTGAAGGCTGCTGCAAAGCCACACAGGGCTGTAAAAAGAAGCACGTTCCAAAACATCGCTGTatctaggaaaaaaaaaaaagaagctca is part of the Labrus mixtus chromosome 16, fLabMix1.1, whole genome shotgun sequence genome and encodes:
- the LOC132991025 gene encoding cathepsin S-like isoform X2, which gives rise to MFWNVLLFTALCGFAAAFTKSKLDRHWGLWKKMHNKVYSQELEELGRRRVWEENLDMINVHNLEASLGLHSYELAMNHLGDLTNDEIISTLTGTVVPTKLDRGPSKGIGVNALPQSVDWRDKGLVTDVKNQGSCGSCWAFSAVGALEGQLKKTTGVLESLSPQNLVDCSIKYGTYGCNGGFMANAFQYVMSQGIASDSAYPYVGRRGQCKYHPKHRAVNCSGYVFVPKGDEFALKEAVAVIGPISVAIDASRPKFTFYRHGVYRDHTCTDKVNHGVLAVGYGTSGTHDYWLVKNRQV
- the LOC132991025 gene encoding cathepsin S-like isoform X1; amino-acid sequence: MFWNVLLFTALCGFAAAFTKSKLDRHWGLWKKMHNKVYSQELEELGRRRVWEENLDMINVHNLEASLGLHSYELAMNHLGDLTNDEIISTLTGTVVPTKLDRGPSKGIGVNALPQSVDWRDKGLVTDVKNQGSCGSCWAFSAVGALEGQLKKTTGVLESLSPQNLVDCSIKYGTYGCNGGFMANAFQYVMSQGIASDSAYPYVGRSYPCSLLSFQRGQCKYHPKHRAVNCSGYVFVPKGDEFALKEAVAVIGPISVAIDASRPKFTFYRHGVYRDHTCTDKVNHGVLAVGYGTSGTHDYWLVKNRQV